One Spirochaeta africana DSM 8902 genomic window carries:
- a CDS encoding S26 family signal peptidase: protein MRGGFRYNPYRRNRWRQLAARTVRPLLLLLLGFTITHFFVLRTYTVPDNALSPQLQRGDVVLVSLVNQEVVSDQIILLFPPYTEPHRISSRLRVLLQRPAASLFGRTPYPAYRHLPVLRRVAAVAGQHVASRDFPDDGHAEPPSGFPLAPDWAGFTVPDDSVAVSSGGGYLDSRHYGPVDLERVRGTVRWRIWPPDRIERLTPGIAP from the coding sequence GTGCGTGGTGGTTTTCGCTACAATCCGTACCGTCGCAATCGCTGGAGACAGCTGGCTGCTCGGACGGTACGACCGCTCCTGCTGCTGCTGCTCGGGTTTACAATTACCCATTTTTTTGTACTGCGCACCTATACCGTGCCGGATAATGCCTTGAGCCCACAGCTGCAGCGGGGTGATGTGGTGCTGGTTTCGCTGGTCAACCAGGAGGTGGTGTCGGATCAGATTATCCTCCTGTTTCCGCCATATACCGAGCCGCACCGCATTTCCTCCCGACTTCGTGTCCTGCTGCAGCGTCCTGCTGCCAGTCTGTTCGGACGCACCCCGTATCCAGCGTACCGTCACCTGCCGGTGCTGCGTCGGGTTGCGGCAGTTGCCGGACAGCATGTGGCCAGCCGGGACTTTCCTGACGATGGCCATGCGGAGCCGCCCTCGGGGTTTCCGCTTGCACCAGACTGGGCCGGGTTCACCGTGCCGGATGATTCCGTTGCTGTCAGCAGCGGTGGCGGCTATCTTGACTCCCGACATTACGGCCCGGTAGATCTGGAGCGGGTGCGGGGAACGGTACGCTGGCGTATCTGGCCGCCGGATCGGATCGAAAGATTGACACCCGGAATCGCACCATGA
- a CDS encoding YebC/PmpR family DNA-binding transcriptional regulator has product MSGHSKWATIRHKKGALDAKRGKIFSKLIKEITVAARLGGGDPDSNPRLRTAINKARAENMPKDNVERAIKKGTGDLEGVDYTEMMYEGYGPGGVAILVDCLTDNKNRTAADVRSIFNKAGGNLGESGCVSYLFNKKGILAYSTGKYTEDQILEPALEAGAADVAVSGDTIEVETAPEDFDAVVEAMEAAGFVHENAEVALVADTNIELDADGTRKVLKMLDALDDHDDVQSVSSNLEIPDDFDFDQ; this is encoded by the coding sequence ATGTCCGGCCATAGCAAGTGGGCAACCATTCGCCATAAAAAAGGTGCCCTGGATGCCAAACGAGGCAAGATTTTTTCCAAACTGATCAAAGAGATAACCGTTGCAGCTCGACTGGGCGGCGGCGATCCCGATTCCAATCCCCGTCTGCGTACCGCCATCAACAAGGCTCGCGCGGAGAATATGCCCAAAGACAATGTAGAACGGGCTATCAAGAAGGGGACTGGCGATCTTGAGGGTGTAGACTACACCGAGATGATGTACGAGGGGTACGGTCCCGGCGGTGTTGCTATCCTGGTAGACTGCCTTACCGACAACAAGAACCGCACCGCTGCCGATGTCCGCAGTATCTTCAACAAGGCCGGCGGCAACCTGGGGGAAAGCGGATGTGTGTCGTACCTCTTTAACAAAAAGGGGATACTGGCCTACAGTACCGGAAAATATACCGAGGATCAGATCCTGGAACCGGCACTGGAGGCGGGTGCTGCCGATGTCGCGGTATCGGGAGACACGATCGAGGTGGAGACCGCCCCGGAGGACTTTGATGCGGTGGTCGAGGCCATGGAAGCTGCCGGTTTCGTGCACGAGAACGCAGAGGTAGCACTGGTTGCAGATACCAACATTGAACTTGATGCAGACGGAACCCGCAAGGTGCTGAAGATGCTGGATGCCCTGGATGATCATGACGATGTTCAGAGTGTGTCTTCCAACCTCGAGATACCGGATGATTTTGATTTTGACCAATAG